From the genome of Streptomyces sp. NBC_01116, one region includes:
- a CDS encoding DUF5691 domain-containing protein — translation MPRTTSPTAVTTGTAITNATATATASNGTGTGSTAATARASAGCHPWEELVTSALLGTDRRPPTPRGGPAPADAPAALLDAAALHTVRQRAGLLPAVPAARPEPAAPDPRPALPDAARHRLAHLLADRAAPSGGGRRGAAPDLTELIPQWLATANRQGFRAPAALLPPLLDAARARTDLRPQALAFAGPRGLWLAGLNPDWKFALRGAASGAPHLDITDPEAVGRLWEEGLFAERVALLDSVRAQDPPAGLTLLATTWSAERAEDRLMFLDSLRSGLGADDEPFLEQALSDRSRNVRATAAELLSALPESALAGRMAARAASCVNPDRTGDVASIAVEAPHECDAAMQRDGVAAIPPAGRGERSWWLGQLVEAAPLGVWEERFGGRSAEEIVALPVADDWAGELHAAWCRAAVRQRNPQWARALLGRPSAPPASGPGTASIAERSKLLAILDQAERASWVAEFIAAHGLSEAFQLLGVCTVPWAGPLGRAVVDALDIARDGGSYPWSFSGVMGLAERCLDPAEADRLEVLTAAQDEQEGASPGAGGYWSEAFQRLVSTLRLRAAMEAELMP, via the coding sequence ATGCCTCGCACGACCAGTCCCACCGCCGTCACCACCGGTACCGCCATCACCAATGCCACTGCCACTGCCACTGCCAGCAACGGGACCGGTACCGGTAGCACCGCTGCCACCGCTCGCGCCTCCGCAGGCTGCCACCCCTGGGAGGAGCTGGTCACCTCGGCGCTCCTGGGCACCGACCGCCGCCCCCCGACACCACGCGGCGGCCCCGCGCCGGCCGATGCTCCCGCGGCCCTGCTGGACGCCGCCGCGCTGCACACCGTGCGGCAGCGGGCCGGACTGCTGCCGGCCGTGCCGGCGGCCCGGCCCGAGCCGGCCGCCCCGGATCCCCGCCCGGCGCTCCCCGACGCCGCCCGGCACCGGCTCGCCCACCTGCTGGCCGACCGTGCCGCGCCCTCGGGCGGCGGTCGGCGCGGGGCCGCCCCCGACCTCACCGAGCTGATCCCGCAGTGGCTGGCCACCGCCAACCGGCAGGGCTTCCGCGCCCCGGCGGCCCTGCTGCCGCCGCTGCTGGACGCCGCCCGCGCCCGTACGGACCTGCGCCCGCAGGCGCTCGCGTTCGCGGGGCCGCGCGGGCTGTGGCTGGCCGGGCTGAATCCCGACTGGAAGTTCGCCCTGCGGGGCGCGGCCAGCGGCGCGCCCCACCTCGACATCACGGACCCGGAAGCGGTGGGCCGGTTGTGGGAGGAGGGGCTGTTCGCGGAGCGGGTCGCGTTGCTCGACTCCGTACGGGCGCAGGACCCGCCCGCCGGTCTCACGCTGCTCGCCACCACCTGGTCGGCCGAGCGGGCCGAGGACCGGCTGATGTTCCTGGACTCCCTGAGGTCCGGGCTCGGGGCCGACGACGAGCCGTTCCTGGAGCAGGCCCTGTCCGACCGCAGCCGCAACGTCCGCGCCACCGCCGCCGAACTGCTGTCCGCGCTGCCCGAGTCGGCGCTCGCCGGACGGATGGCGGCCCGCGCGGCTTCCTGCGTGAACCCGGACCGTACGGGGGACGTCGCCTCCATCGCCGTGGAGGCTCCGCACGAGTGCGACGCGGCGATGCAGCGCGACGGCGTCGCGGCGATCCCGCCGGCCGGCCGAGGTGAACGCTCGTGGTGGCTCGGCCAGTTGGTGGAGGCCGCCCCGCTGGGCGTCTGGGAGGAGCGGTTCGGCGGCCGGTCGGCCGAGGAGATCGTGGCCCTGCCGGTCGCCGACGACTGGGCCGGCGAGCTGCACGCCGCCTGGTGCCGGGCGGCCGTGCGGCAGCGGAATCCGCAGTGGGCCCGGGCCCTGCTCGGACGCCCCTCGGCACCCCCGGCGAGCGGCCCCGGGACGGCCTCGATCGCCGAGCGCTCGAAGCTCCTCGCCATCCTGGACCAGGCGGAACGCGCCTCCTGGGTGGCCGAGTTCATAGCAGCGCACGGCCTCTCGGAGGCGTTCCAGCTGCTCGGGGTCTGCACGGTTCCCTGGGCCGGACCACTCGGGCGCGCAGTGGTCGACGCTCTCGACATCGCGCGGGACGGCGGGAGCTATCCGTGGAGCTTCAGCGGAGTGATGGGCCTCGCGGAACGCTGTCTGGATCCGGCCGAGGCGGACCGGCTGGAAGTCCTGACGGCCGCACAGGACGAGCAGGAGGGAGCGTCACCCGGAGCGGGTGGCTACTGGTCGGAGGCCTTCCAGCGCCTGGTCTCCACCCTGCGGCTGCGCGCCGCCATGGAGGCGGAACTGATGCCCTGA
- a CDS encoding cobalamin B12-binding domain-containing protein, with amino-acid sequence MGVTGPIRVVVAKPGLDGHDRGAKVIARALRDAGMEVIYTGLHQTPEQIVDTAIQEDADAIGLSILSGAHNTLFAKVIELLKDRDAEDIKVFGGGIIPEDDIAPLKELGVAELFTPGATTTEIVTWVNANVRQAAQA; translated from the coding sequence ATGGGTGTGACCGGTCCGATCCGTGTGGTGGTGGCCAAGCCGGGACTCGACGGCCACGACCGCGGGGCCAAAGTCATCGCGCGGGCGTTGCGGGACGCCGGCATGGAGGTGATCTACACGGGGCTCCACCAGACGCCCGAGCAGATCGTCGACACGGCGATCCAGGAGGACGCCGACGCCATCGGCCTCTCGATCCTCTCCGGGGCGCACAACACGCTGTTCGCCAAGGTGATCGAGCTGCTGAAGGACCGGGACGCGGAGGACATCAAGGTGTTCGGCGGCGGCATCATCCCGGAGGACGACATCGCACCGCTGAAGGAACTGGGCGTCGCGGAGCTGTTCACCCCGGGGGCGACGACGACCGAGATCGTCACGTGGGTCAACGCCAACGTCCGGCAGGCCGCCCAGGCCTGA
- a CDS encoding MmpS family transport accessory protein, which yields MNRTIRTARTTTRATRTARTTTRATRTARTTTRATRPVRAAAHALAVAGLVLGLGACSAESVDDAVGKAVDTAVDEKYEVTYEVTGKSVDEISYHGGGGEAMEPKLETVTSPTLPWKKTVELRGIMPPAVMPLAVDAGGADVTCTITYKGKVIKEAKGEGMLTAGGCVAVSPIVG from the coding sequence ATGAACCGCACCATCCGCACCGCACGCACCACCACCAGAGCCACCCGCACCGCACGCACCACCACCAGAGCCACCCGCACCGCACGCACCACCACCAGAGCCACCCGCCCCGTACGCGCCGCTGCCCACGCCCTCGCCGTCGCCGGTCTCGTGCTCGGTCTCGGCGCCTGCTCGGCGGAGTCGGTCGACGACGCGGTCGGCAAGGCGGTCGACACGGCCGTGGACGAGAAGTACGAGGTCACGTACGAGGTCACCGGCAAGAGCGTCGACGAGATCAGCTACCACGGGGGCGGCGGGGAGGCCATGGAGCCCAAGCTGGAGACCGTCACCTCGCCGACCCTGCCGTGGAAGAAGACCGTCGAACTGCGCGGCATCATGCCGCCCGCCGTCATGCCGTTGGCCGTGGACGCGGGCGGCGCCGACGTCACCTGCACCATCACGTACAAGGGCAAGGTCATCAAGGAGGCGAAGGGGGAGGGCATGCTCACGGCAGGCGGCTGCGTCGCGGTATCGCCGATCGTGGGCTGA
- a CDS encoding VWA domain-containing protein, producing the protein MTRATTGPSTTGPGTTDPGARDMGTTDPAGETETMERTTAQVSGAARPHAPHVPDAERLRRWRMVLGADSADSTGRTLTGQDAAMDSALDALYGGGAGKKPGGRGSGGRSAGLGASAPSVARWLGDIRTYFPSSVVQVMQRDAIDRLGLAALLLEPEMLEAVEADVHLVGTLLSLNKAMPETTKETARAVVRKVVEDLEKRLENRTRATLTGALDRSARISRPRHRDIDWNRTIRANLKNHLPVPGGDSAPPRGTIVPERLIGYGRASRSARKDIVLCIDQSGSMAASVVYASVFGAVLASMRTLSTRLVVFDTAVVDLTDQLDDPVDVLFGTQLGGGTDINRALAYCQSKITRPADTVVVLISDLYEGGIRDEMLKRVAAMKASGVQFVTLLALSDEGAPAYDHEHAAALGALGAPAFACTPDLFPDVMAAAIEKRPLPIQDMEAQE; encoded by the coding sequence ATGACGAGGGCCACGACCGGCCCAAGCACGACCGGCCCGGGCACGACGGACCCGGGCGCGAGAGACATGGGCACGACGGACCCGGCAGGGGAGACGGAGACGATGGAACGGACGACGGCACAGGTCTCGGGCGCCGCGCGGCCACATGCCCCGCACGTGCCCGACGCCGAACGGCTGCGGCGCTGGCGGATGGTGCTCGGCGCGGACAGCGCCGACAGCACCGGGCGCACCCTCACCGGCCAGGACGCGGCCATGGACAGTGCCTTGGACGCGCTGTACGGCGGGGGCGCGGGGAAGAAGCCCGGCGGCCGGGGCTCCGGTGGCCGTTCGGCGGGCCTCGGCGCGTCGGCGCCCTCCGTCGCCCGCTGGCTCGGCGACATCCGGACCTACTTCCCCAGCTCCGTGGTCCAGGTCATGCAGCGCGACGCGATCGACCGGCTCGGCCTCGCGGCCCTGCTCCTCGAACCGGAGATGCTGGAGGCGGTCGAGGCGGACGTCCACCTCGTCGGCACCCTGCTCTCCCTCAACAAGGCGATGCCCGAGACGACGAAGGAGACCGCACGCGCCGTGGTCCGCAAGGTCGTCGAGGACCTGGAGAAGCGGCTGGAGAACCGCACCAGAGCCACCCTGACCGGTGCCCTGGACCGCTCGGCGCGCATCAGCCGGCCCCGCCACCGGGACATCGACTGGAACCGCACCATCCGGGCCAACCTCAAGAACCACCTCCCCGTCCCGGGGGGCGACAGCGCGCCGCCGAGGGGCACGATCGTCCCCGAGCGCCTCATCGGCTACGGGCGCGCCTCCCGGTCCGCCAGGAAGGACATCGTCCTGTGCATCGACCAGTCGGGCTCGATGGCCGCGTCGGTCGTCTACGCCTCGGTCTTCGGTGCGGTCCTCGCCTCCATGCGCACCCTCTCGACCCGGCTCGTCGTCTTCGACACGGCGGTCGTCGACCTCACGGACCAGCTCGACGACCCGGTCGACGTCCTCTTCGGCACCCAGCTCGGCGGCGGCACCGACATCAACCGGGCGCTCGCCTACTGCCAGTCGAAGATCACCCGTCCCGCGGACACCGTCGTCGTCCTCATCAGCGACCTCTACGAGGGCGGCATACGCGACGAGATGCTCAAGCGGGTCGCCGCGATGAAAGCCTCCGGCGTGCAGTTCGTGACGCTGCTCGCGCTCTCCGACGAGGGCGCGCCCGCGTACGACCACGAGCACGCGGCGGCGCTCGGGGCGCTGGGAGCACCCGCGTTCGCCTGTACTCCGGATCTCTTCCCGGACGTCATGGCTGCGGCGATCGAGAAGAGGCCACTGCCCATACAGGACATGGAGGCCCAAGAGTAG
- a CDS encoding SWIM zinc finger family protein gives MLLSHGGEPSPTGGPVARWSVEQVLALAPDDASRKAGTRLGAAGPWTGTGRDAAGALWGLCKGSGSTPYRTVVDTTGPAYSCSCPSRKFPCKHALGLLLFRASDDAAFRPGEPADWAAAWIEARRGRAAEKGGTAAGGDTARAPADTAAALKRAERRAERVTGGAQELEQRLADLLRGGLAATDRSGYGLWEETAARMVDAQAPGLAARVRELGAISGSGPGWPVRLLEECALLHLLDTAWLGRERLPDPLAATVRTRMGLPVSAEGPPVRDHWLVLAQYDTPDGKIVTRRIWLYGRESGRTALLLSFGAAGRAPAQALPVGATVDAELTPYPGGGQLRAELGEQFSALAPAGPPPGIAAASAPAVYGDALREDPWLDAWPVTLRDVIPAPSEDGWQVVDAHTDSALPIAPAALSRPGLWKLVALSGGGPVTVFGEIGHRGFDPLAAWDPSEAEEDGRTTDGSVVQLV, from the coding sequence ATGCTGCTATCTCACGGGGGAGAGCCCTCGCCCACCGGTGGACCGGTGGCGCGCTGGTCGGTGGAACAGGTGCTGGCGCTGGCTCCTGACGATGCTTCACGCAAGGCGGGTACGCGGCTCGGCGCGGCCGGCCCGTGGACGGGCACGGGCCGCGATGCCGCGGGCGCGCTGTGGGGCCTGTGCAAGGGGAGCGGGAGCACGCCGTACCGGACGGTGGTCGACACCACCGGCCCGGCCTACTCCTGTAGTTGCCCGAGCCGGAAGTTCCCGTGCAAGCACGCGCTGGGGCTGTTGCTGTTCCGGGCGTCCGACGACGCCGCGTTCCGGCCGGGCGAGCCTGCCGACTGGGCCGCGGCGTGGATCGAGGCCCGGCGCGGACGGGCGGCGGAGAAGGGCGGGACCGCCGCGGGCGGCGACACCGCACGGGCCCCCGCCGACACCGCCGCCGCACTGAAGCGGGCGGAGCGCCGGGCCGAGCGCGTCACGGGCGGGGCCCAGGAGCTGGAACAGCGACTGGCCGACCTGCTGCGCGGCGGACTCGCCGCGACCGACCGCTCGGGGTACGGCCTGTGGGAGGAGACCGCCGCCCGCATGGTCGACGCCCAGGCCCCCGGGCTAGCGGCCCGGGTGAGGGAGCTGGGCGCGATCAGCGGATCCGGTCCGGGCTGGCCGGTCCGCCTGCTGGAGGAGTGTGCTCTGCTCCACCTGCTGGACACCGCCTGGCTCGGCCGGGAGCGGCTGCCGGACCCGCTGGCCGCGACCGTGCGCACGAGGATGGGGCTGCCCGTGTCCGCCGAGGGCCCCCCGGTCCGTGACCACTGGCTGGTCCTCGCGCAGTACGACACCCCGGACGGCAAGATCGTCACCCGCCGGATCTGGCTGTACGGGCGGGAGTCGGGCCGTACGGCTCTGCTGCTCTCGTTCGGCGCGGCGGGCCGGGCCCCGGCGCAGGCGCTGCCGGTGGGCGCGACGGTCGATGCGGAGCTGACGCCGTATCCGGGCGGCGGGCAGCTCCGTGCGGAGCTGGGCGAGCAGTTCAGTGCCCTGGCCCCGGCCGGACCTCCGCCGGGAATCGCCGCGGCGTCCGCGCCGGCCGTCTACGGCGACGCCCTGCGGGAGGACCCCTGGCTGGACGCCTGGCCGGTCACCCTGCGCGACGTCATACCCGCGCCGTCCGAGGACGGCTGGCAGGTGGTGGACGCGCACACCGACTCAGCCCTGCCGATCGCCCCGGCAGCGCTGTCCCGGCCGGGTCTGTGGAAGCTCGTCGCCCTGTCCGGCGGCGGCCCGGTCACCGTGTTCGGCGAGATCGGCCACCGCGGCTTCGACCCGCTCGCGGCCTGGGACCCGAGCGAGGCGGAGGAGGACGGACGCACCACGGACGGCTCGGTCGTCCAACTGGTCTGA
- the sucC gene encoding ADP-forming succinate--CoA ligase subunit beta: MDLFEYQARDLFAKHGVPVLAGEVIDTPEAAREATEKLGGKSVVKAQVKVGGRGKAGGVKLAADPDEAVARATDILGMDIKGHTVHKVMIAELSPEIEAEYYVSYLLDRTNRTFLAMASVQGGMDIEEVAEKTPEALAKVPVNAVDGVDIVKAREIVAQAKFPADVAEGVAEALVTLWDTFVAEDALLVEVNPLVKTKDGRILALDGKVSLDENADFRQPDHEALEDKDAANPLEAAAKAKNLNYVKLDGEVGIIGNGAGLVMSTLDVVAYAGENHGNVKPANFLDIGGGASAEVMANGLEIILGDPDVKSVFVNVFGGITACDEVANGIVQALALLESKGEKVEKPLVVRLDGNNAELGRKILSDANHPLVQRVDTMDGAADKAAELAAAAK, from the coding sequence GTGGACCTGTTCGAGTACCAGGCGAGGGACCTCTTCGCCAAGCACGGTGTACCGGTGCTGGCCGGTGAAGTCATCGACACGCCTGAGGCAGCCCGCGAGGCGACCGAGAAGCTGGGCGGCAAGTCTGTCGTCAAGGCGCAGGTGAAGGTCGGAGGCCGCGGCAAGGCCGGCGGCGTCAAGCTGGCGGCCGACCCCGACGAGGCGGTCGCCCGGGCGACCGACATTCTCGGCATGGACATCAAGGGCCACACGGTCCACAAGGTGATGATCGCCGAGCTGTCGCCGGAGATCGAGGCGGAGTACTACGTCTCGTACCTCCTCGACCGCACCAACCGCACCTTCCTGGCCATGGCCTCGGTGCAGGGCGGCATGGACATCGAGGAGGTCGCGGAGAAGACCCCCGAGGCCCTCGCGAAGGTCCCGGTCAACGCCGTCGACGGCGTCGACATCGTCAAGGCCCGCGAGATCGTGGCCCAGGCGAAGTTCCCGGCCGACGTGGCCGAGGGTGTCGCCGAGGCCCTGGTGACCCTGTGGGACACCTTCGTCGCCGAGGACGCGCTCCTCGTCGAGGTCAACCCGCTGGTCAAGACCAAGGACGGCCGGATCCTGGCCCTGGACGGCAAGGTGTCTCTCGACGAGAACGCCGACTTCCGCCAGCCGGACCACGAGGCTCTCGAGGACAAGGACGCAGCCAACCCGCTCGAGGCTGCCGCCAAGGCCAAGAACCTCAACTACGTCAAGCTCGACGGCGAGGTCGGCATCATCGGCAACGGCGCCGGTCTGGTCATGTCGACCCTGGACGTCGTCGCGTACGCCGGTGAGAACCACGGCAACGTGAAGCCCGCCAACTTCCTCGACATCGGTGGCGGCGCCTCCGCCGAGGTCATGGCGAACGGCCTGGAGATCATCCTCGGCGACCCGGACGTCAAGTCCGTCTTCGTCAACGTCTTCGGTGGCATCACCGCCTGCGACGAGGTCGCCAACGGCATCGTGCAGGCGCTCGCGCTGCTCGAGTCCAAGGGCGAGAAGGTCGAGAAGCCGCTGGTCGTGCGTCTCGACGGCAACAACGCGGAGCTGGGTCGCAAGATCCTTTCCGACGCCAACCACCCGCTCGTGCAGCGTGTGGACACCATGGACGGCGCGGCCGACAAGGCCGCCGAGCTCGCCGCGGCTGCGAAGTAA
- a CDS encoding AAA family ATPase has product MTVSETNAAVAPEAGAEVLRPHAEDAFADELKALEAADDRPRPARWRLSPWAVATYLQGGTLPDGTVITPKYVGPRRLVEVAVTTLATDRALLLLGVPGTAKTWVSEHLAAAVSGDSTLLVQGTAGTPEEAVRYGWNYAQLLAHGPSRDALVPSPLMRAMSEGMTARVEELTRIPADVQDSLITILSEKTLPVPELGQEVQAVRGFNLIATANDRDRGVNELSSALRRRFNTVVLPLPATPEAEVDIVSRRVDQIGRSLDLPAAPEGLTEIRRVVTVFRELRDGMTTDGRTKLKSPSGTLSTAEAISVVTNGLALAAHFGDGVLRPGDVAAGILGAVVRDPAADRVVWQEYLETVVRERDGWKDFYRACREVSA; this is encoded by the coding sequence ATGACCGTGTCCGAAACCAACGCCGCCGTCGCGCCGGAGGCGGGCGCCGAGGTGCTGCGCCCGCACGCCGAGGACGCGTTCGCCGACGAGCTGAAGGCGCTCGAAGCCGCCGACGACCGCCCGAGGCCCGCCCGTTGGCGGCTTTCGCCCTGGGCCGTCGCCACGTATCTGCAGGGCGGGACCCTGCCGGACGGCACGGTGATCACACCGAAGTACGTGGGCCCGCGCCGCCTGGTCGAAGTGGCCGTGACCACGCTTGCCACCGACCGGGCCCTGCTCCTGCTCGGCGTCCCCGGCACGGCCAAGACCTGGGTGTCCGAGCATCTCGCCGCCGCCGTCAGCGGTGACTCGACGCTGCTCGTGCAGGGCACGGCGGGGACGCCCGAGGAAGCCGTCCGCTACGGGTGGAACTACGCCCAGCTGCTCGCCCACGGCCCCAGCCGCGACGCCCTGGTGCCCAGTCCGCTGATGCGGGCGATGTCCGAGGGCATGACCGCCCGGGTCGAGGAGCTGACCCGCATTCCGGCCGACGTGCAGGACTCGCTCATCACGATCCTGTCCGAGAAGACGCTCCCCGTTCCCGAGCTGGGGCAGGAGGTCCAGGCCGTCCGCGGCTTCAACCTCATCGCCACGGCCAACGACCGGGACCGCGGCGTCAACGAGCTGTCCAGCGCGCTGCGCCGCCGGTTCAACACCGTCGTGCTGCCCCTGCCCGCCACCCCGGAAGCCGAGGTCGACATCGTGTCCCGGCGGGTCGACCAGATCGGCCGCTCGCTCGACCTGCCCGCGGCGCCGGAGGGCCTGACCGAGATCCGGCGCGTGGTGACGGTCTTCCGCGAACTGCGCGACGGGATGACCACCGACGGGCGCACCAAGCTCAAGTCGCCCTCCGGCACGCTCTCCACCGCGGAGGCGATCTCCGTCGTCACGAACGGCCTCGCGCTCGCCGCCCACTTCGGCGACGGTGTCCTGCGCCCCGGCGACGTCGCGGCCGGCATCCTCGGCGCGGTCGTCCGGGACCCGGCGGCGGACCGGGTGGTCTGGCAGGAGTATCTGGAGACCGTTGTCCGGGAGCGGGACGGCTGGAAGGACTTCTACCGCGCCTGCCGCGAGGTATCCGCATGA
- a CDS encoding DUF5682 family protein: MTGTATATGTATERRGAAGPGPRAGAGPWLLGVRHHGPGSARAVLAALAAARPAAVLIEGPPEGDALLHLAADPRMRPPVALLAHAVDDPGLASFWPMAAFSPEWVAIRWALDHDVPVRFIDLPAAHSLALKEPAPGVGSEEAAAGEGAGEEATPVVDPIRVLAETAGYDDPERWWEDVVEHRSTTGATPTDVPPGTTDDGNGGGDGSDGSDGSQGGDERHGGDALAPFVALAEAMSALREAYGDGGQPRDAVREAYMRIQLRTARKEFGDGVAVVCGAWHVPALAARTTLAADRALLKGLPKVKADLTWVPWTHRRLARHSGYGAGIDSPGWYGHLFDAADRPIERWMTKVAGLLREEDRFVSTAHVIEAVRLAETLAALRGRPLAGLGETTDAVRAVMCEGSDVPLALVRDRLIVGETLGEVPDAAPAVPLQRDLTRSQRTLRLKPEASEREMDLDLRKETDAARSRLLHRLRLLDIGWGEPVAGRGSTGTFRESWRLSWEPELHVRVAEAGVWGTTVLTAATAKAESGAVAATALADVTALAEHCLLAGLPEALPVVMRALADRAALDADVGHLADALPALARSLRYGDVRSTDTAALAEVAAGLAERICVGLPPACTGLDGDGAEALRRQMEAVHGAIGLLLAGAAPAEGLRERWDAVLHKLAARGTVAGIIRGRATRLLLDEGRLAVDEAARLMGLALSPGTPPADAAAWIEGFVGGASGGGMLLVHDERLLGLVDAWLTGVPAEMFTDVLPLLRRTFSAYEPGVRRTLGELVRRGPVTGGARRGDAGRVPGGFGPGLDRARADAVESVVSLLLGRRSEPEEAAG; the protein is encoded by the coding sequence ATGACCGGCACGGCGACGGCGACCGGGACGGCGACGGAGAGGCGCGGAGCCGCCGGGCCGGGGCCCCGCGCGGGTGCCGGACCCTGGCTCCTGGGGGTGCGGCACCACGGCCCCGGGTCGGCCCGCGCGGTCCTCGCCGCGCTCGCGGCGGCCCGCCCGGCCGCTGTCCTCATCGAAGGACCGCCCGAGGGCGACGCGCTGCTGCACCTCGCCGCCGACCCGCGGATGCGTCCCCCCGTCGCACTGCTCGCCCACGCCGTGGACGACCCGGGCCTTGCCTCCTTCTGGCCGATGGCCGCGTTCTCGCCCGAGTGGGTGGCCATCCGCTGGGCTCTCGACCACGACGTCCCGGTCCGCTTCATCGATCTGCCCGCCGCCCACTCCCTCGCACTCAAGGAACCCGCGCCGGGCGTGGGGAGTGAGGAGGCGGCGGCGGGGGAGGGAGCCGGAGAAGAGGCCACACCGGTCGTCGACCCGATCCGGGTGCTCGCCGAGACCGCCGGATACGACGATCCCGAACGCTGGTGGGAGGACGTCGTCGAGCACCGCTCGACCACCGGAGCGACACCCACCGACGTCCCACCCGGGACCACGGACGACGGGAACGGCGGAGGCGACGGGAGCGACGGGAGCGACGGGAGCCAGGGTGGCGACGAGCGCCACGGGGGCGATGCGCTCGCGCCGTTCGTCGCGCTCGCGGAGGCCATGAGCGCGCTCCGCGAGGCGTACGGCGACGGCGGGCAGCCCCGGGACGCGGTGCGCGAGGCGTACATGCGGATCCAACTTCGTACCGCGCGCAAGGAATTCGGTGACGGCGTCGCCGTCGTGTGCGGGGCCTGGCACGTTCCGGCCCTCGCCGCGCGGACCACTCTCGCCGCCGACCGCGCCCTGCTCAAGGGGCTCCCGAAGGTCAAGGCCGATCTGACCTGGGTGCCGTGGACCCACCGCCGGCTCGCCCGGCACAGCGGATACGGGGCGGGGATCGACTCGCCCGGCTGGTACGGGCACCTCTTCGACGCCGCCGACCGGCCGATCGAGCGATGGATGACCAAGGTCGCCGGACTCCTGCGCGAGGAGGACCGGTTCGTCTCCACCGCCCATGTCATCGAGGCCGTGCGGCTCGCCGAGACCCTCGCCGCACTCCGGGGTCGCCCGCTGGCCGGTCTCGGCGAGACGACCGACGCGGTGCGGGCCGTCATGTGCGAGGGATCCGATGTCCCGCTCGCCCTCGTCCGGGACCGGCTGATCGTCGGCGAGACCCTCGGCGAGGTGCCGGACGCCGCCCCGGCCGTCCCGCTGCAACGGGACCTGACCCGCAGCCAGCGCACCCTCCGGCTCAAGCCGGAGGCGTCGGAACGCGAGATGGACCTCGACCTGCGCAAGGAGACCGACGCCGCCCGCAGCCGCCTCCTGCACCGGCTGCGCCTCCTCGACATCGGCTGGGGCGAACCGGTCGCGGGCCGGGGCAGCACCGGCACCTTCCGGGAGAGCTGGCGGCTGAGCTGGGAACCGGAACTGCACGTCCGGGTCGCGGAAGCGGGTGTGTGGGGCACCACCGTCCTCACCGCCGCCACCGCGAAGGCCGAGTCGGGGGCCGTGGCGGCGACCGCGCTGGCCGACGTCACCGCACTCGCCGAACACTGCCTCCTCGCAGGGCTGCCCGAGGCGCTGCCCGTCGTGATGAGGGCCCTCGCCGACCGGGCCGCACTCGACGCGGACGTCGGCCACCTCGCGGACGCGCTGCCCGCCCTGGCCCGCTCCCTGCGGTACGGGGACGTGCGCTCCACGGACACGGCGGCGCTCGCGGAGGTCGCCGCCGGACTCGCCGAGCGGATCTGTGTCGGCCTGCCGCCCGCCTGCACCGGCCTCGACGGGGACGGGGCCGAGGCGCTGCGCCGTCAGATGGAGGCCGTGCACGGTGCGATCGGGCTCCTGCTCGCCGGAGCGGCCCCGGCCGAAGGGCTGCGGGAGCGCTGGGACGCCGTCCTGCACAAGCTGGCGGCCCGGGGCACGGTCGCCGGCATCATCCGGGGCCGGGCCACCCGGCTGCTCCTGGACGAGGGGCGGCTGGCGGTGGACGAGGCGGCCCGGCTGATGGGCCTGGCGCTCTCGCCCGGGACCCCGCCCGCCGACGCCGCCGCCTGGATCGAGGGGTTCGTCGGCGGCGCGTCGGGCGGCGGCATGCTGCTGGTCCACGACGAGCGGCTGCTCGGGCTGGTCGACGCCTGGCTGACCGGCGTTCCCGCCGAGATGTTCACCGATGTGCTGCCGCTGCTGCGCCGCACGTTCTCCGCGTACGAGCCGGGCGTACGGCGCACTCTGGGCGAGCTGGTCCGGCGCGGGCCCGTGACCGGGGGCGCCCGCCGGGGCGACGCAGGCCGGGTGCCCGGGGGCTTCGGACCCGGCCTCGACCGGGCCAGGGCCGACGCCGTGGAGTCGGTGGTGAGCCTGCTGCTCGGCCGCCGGTCGGAGCCCGAGGAGGCAGCCGGATGA